From Acropora muricata isolate sample 2 chromosome 14, ASM3666990v1, whole genome shotgun sequence, one genomic window encodes:
- the LOC136898893 gene encoding uncharacterized protein, with amino-acid sequence MEETTVKSHSDAQLEGHKVTHKPGLKQTDSPLTCGSGVENDDSISTHWYHNLSAEQKQLLLDNLMKIDNESKLDYSSSYVQTVKSGIESIMAEMLKYMETCHGSFVGKFRLICGGSFYNQTKIDKPCEFDFAIEVDASLTVLQHLGVIELTSSDDNLVTFKLEDMCVDGFKSVNFSALQPGWKHGGLNTPSFSGFRRSGPAMMYQFKYCDPECQNEDLNITVDVLMVSPHNTSHGHSSWVIMQPSGLGCYGPVSSPCTIEWLNDFLQDSPVKTIIRLLKKLNSVGKPTLGSLLSDSQLNKDVPPLNSNMSSSDTTCILLQKSFSVKDLLLYNLRYGEVNHNEVYPSLQYLSSYVFQSIVMVLFLASTSAYPSTIPNGVWGEEDIPRVIITVLDILHTAFEIKDQQSKNNIEDGPRSLNNFVLHFAGKCKKFKQGFNALLSSHTYTASALLSHVKSMTQTLKHMTESTGGPLVNAEVVDQTKISAIPLEEKPRQYIRPQIIEDKCWHFYCELI; translated from the coding sequence ATGGAAGAGACCACAGTAAAGAGTCACTCTGATGCTCAGTTAGAAGGCCATAAGGTGACACATAAGCCTGGTCTGAAACAAACAGATAGCCCTTTAACTTGTGGATCTGGTGTTGAGAATGATGATAGTATTTCAACTCATTGGTATCACAACCTATCTGCTGAGCAGAAGCAATTGCTGTTGGACAATCTGATGAAAATAGACAATGAAAGTAAACTTGACTACAGTTCCAGTTATGTACAAACAGTCAAATCTGGTATTGAATCCATCATGGCAGAGATgttaaaatatatggaaacatgCCATGGTTCTTTTGTCGGAAAATTCAGACTTATTTGTGGTGGGAGCTTCtacaatcaaacaaaaattgataaaccCTGTGAATTTGACTTTGCGATAGAAGTTGATGCTTCACTGACAGTTCTGCAGCATCTGGGTGTCATTGAACTCACAAGCTCAGATGACAATTTGGTAACTTTTAAATTAGAAGATATGTGTGTGGATGGATTTAAATCAGTGAATTTTTCTGCTCTCCAGCCTGGCTGGAAGCATGGTGGTCTTAATACCCCCTCATTCAGTGGATTTCGCAGGAGTGGCCCAGCCATGATGTATCAGTTTAAATATTGTGATCCAGAATGCCAGAATGAAGATTTAAATATAACAGTGGATGTGTTAATGGTATCTCCCCATAACACCTCTCATGGCCATTCAAGTTGGGTGATAATGCAGCCATCTGGACTTGGTTGTTATGGACCTGTATCTAGTCCATGTACAATAGAATGGCTGAATGATTTCCTACAGGACTCCCCAGTCAAGACCATCATAAGACTTCTTAAGAAACTCAATTCAGTAGGCAAACCAACTTTAGGTAGTTTGTTATCAGACAGTCAATTGAACAAAGACGTACCACCTTTGAATTCAAATATGTCATCTTCAGATACAACTTGCATACTACTTCAGAAATCCTTTAGCGTTAAGGATTTGTTGTTATACAATTTGCGTTATGGAGAAGTTAACCACAATGAAGTGTATCCTTCCTTACAGTATTTGTCTTCATATGTATTCCAAAGCATTGTGATGGTGCTATTCTTAGCATCAACATCAGCTTATCCCAGTACCATACCAAATGGTGTGTGGGGTGAAGAAGACATTCCGAGGGTGATTATCACtgttttggacattttgcataCTGCATTTGAAATCAAAGACCAGCagtcaaaaaataatattgaagaTGGCCCAAGAAGTTTGAACAACTTTGTACTCCACTTTGCTGGAAAATGTAAGAAATTTAAACAAGGATTCAATGCTCTGCTCAGTTCACATACATATACAGCTAGTGCACTTCTTTCCCATGTCAAATCTATGACACAAACTCTAAAACATATGACAGAAAGTACCGGGGGACCACTGGTAAATGCTGA